In the Juglans microcarpa x Juglans regia isolate MS1-56 chromosome 6D, Jm3101_v1.0, whole genome shotgun sequence genome, one interval contains:
- the LOC121233982 gene encoding uncharacterized protein LOC121233982 has translation MEGSSFSQPSDSNHPTASGASKFLADLPSLGFFSSTVVSSNPGGMRVYICDHDTSPPEDQQIKTNQQNILIRSLMLRRQKGDSSSKDVKGVTATEGSRKRVAERAPDSRTSAKRANSQISSRQEGSNSQASSRDFQSFTVERLQSFTVEKLRALLKARGLSLRGKKDELITRLKGTTA, from the exons ATGGAGGGCTCATCGTTCTCTCAGCCGTCCGATTCGAATCATCCAACGGCTTCTGGCGCGTCCAAGTTCCTCGCCGACCTTCCCTCCCTGGGGTTCTTCTCCTCCACCGTCGTCTCTTCAAACCCG GGTGGAATGCGAGTATATATTTGTGACCATGACACGTCACCTCCAG AGgaccaacaaataaaaacaaaccaacaGAACATATTGATCAGATCACTCATGCTTAGGAGACAGAAGGGCGATTCTAGTTCAAAGGATGTGAAGGGTGTAACTGCAACCGAGGGTTCTAGAAAGAG GGTCGCTGAAAGAGCTCCAGATTCCCGAACTTCAGCTAAGAGAGCCAATAGTCAAATTAGTTCTCGACAAG AAGGATCAAACAGTCAGGCATCTAGTAGAGACTTCCAGAGCTTCACAGTTGAGAGGCTCCAGAGCTTCACAGTTGAGAAGCTTCGTGCCCTTTTGAAGGCAAGAGGTCTTTCCCTTAGAGGAAAGAAG GATGAGCTGATTACACGGCTGAAAGGGACTACTGCATAA